In a genomic window of Roseiflexus castenholzii DSM 13941:
- the coaE gene encoding dephospho-CoA kinase (Dephospho-CoA kinase (CoaE) performs the final step in coenzyme A biosynthesis.): MPYKGVYLIGLTGNIACGKSTVLAMLEDHGAAVIDADQVTRQVQQPGEPVYRLIVETFGDAILVEPGGPIDRQRLGAMVFSDPQALQRLEQIVHPAVHARILAWLDDVATHARVAVIDAVKLLEAGWKPVCDAVWVVTCTPDQQLRRLMGTRGMSESEARMRIAAQPPQESRIAQADVVIDNSGALDATRAQVDAAWARIPLNE, from the coding sequence ATGCCGTACAAAGGGGTGTACCTGATTGGCTTGACCGGTAATATCGCTTGCGGTAAAAGTACGGTGCTGGCAATGCTCGAGGACCATGGTGCGGCAGTGATCGACGCCGATCAGGTGACCCGCCAGGTGCAGCAACCAGGTGAACCGGTGTATCGGCTGATTGTCGAAACGTTCGGCGATGCGATCCTGGTTGAACCAGGCGGACCGATCGACCGGCAGCGACTGGGCGCGATGGTCTTCTCGGATCCACAGGCATTGCAACGCCTGGAACAGATCGTGCATCCTGCGGTGCATGCGCGCATTCTGGCGTGGCTCGATGATGTCGCAACGCATGCGCGCGTTGCGGTCATCGATGCGGTCAAACTGCTGGAAGCCGGTTGGAAACCGGTGTGTGACGCGGTGTGGGTGGTGACGTGTACGCCAGATCAGCAACTGCGCCGCCTGATGGGGACACGCGGCATGAGCGAATCCGAGGCTCGAATGCGCATTGCCGCGCAGCCGCCGCAAGAAAGCCGAATTGCGCAGGCAGACGTAGTTATCGATAACAGCGGCGCGCTCGACGCTACCCGCGCGCAGGTCGATGCGGCATGGGCGCGCATTCCATTGAATGAATGA
- a CDS encoding class I SAM-dependent methyltransferase, with translation MTLPDYEYRGLMAEAWDLLRGDTSHWADRFFFLDLIHRYGQPALDVGCGTGRLLLDYLAQGIDIDGVDNSPEMLAICRRKGEAMGLTPTVYEQYIEHLALPRRYRTIIVPSSSLQLVVDPWAAQEAMRRLVAHLEPGGALCASIMTLWRHGDPLESTFEQSAQRPDGATIRRVSRTRYDPATACEDSEDRYQVIVDGVVIAEEYYSRAPAVRSYTQEQVRTLFEQAGLVEVRLFHEFTFDPAALDDTLFTVVGVTV, from the coding sequence ATGACCCTGCCCGATTACGAATATCGCGGACTGATGGCGGAGGCGTGGGATTTGTTGCGCGGCGACACGTCGCATTGGGCGGATCGGTTCTTCTTTCTCGATCTTATCCATCGCTACGGTCAGCCAGCGCTCGATGTCGGCTGCGGCACGGGGCGCCTGCTGCTCGACTATCTGGCACAGGGGATCGACATCGACGGCGTGGACAACTCCCCGGAGATGCTGGCAATCTGTCGTCGCAAAGGAGAAGCAATGGGGTTGACGCCGACGGTTTATGAGCAGTATATCGAGCACCTGGCATTACCGCGTCGCTACCGAACAATCATTGTGCCGTCCAGTTCGCTGCAACTGGTCGTCGATCCATGGGCAGCGCAGGAAGCGATGCGTCGTCTTGTGGCGCATCTGGAACCGGGAGGGGCGCTTTGCGCATCGATCATGACCCTGTGGCGCCACGGCGATCCGCTGGAGTCGACCTTCGAGCAATCGGCGCAACGTCCCGACGGCGCCACAATCCGCAGAGTTTCGCGCACTCGCTACGACCCCGCAACCGCCTGCGAGGACTCGGAGGACCGCTATCAGGTCATTGTCGATGGCGTAGTCATCGCCGAGGAATATTACAGCCGCGCACCGGCTGTGCGTTCATACACGCAGGAACAGGTGCGCACTCTCTTCGAACAGGCAGGGCTGGTGGAGGTGCGCCTGTTTCATGAATTCACCTTCGACCCGGCGGCGCTCGACGATACATTATTCACCGTTGTCGGAGTAACCGTGTAG
- a CDS encoding DNA-methyltransferase: MDAATKPQAFVTPDQWRSTIVETHHRARVDAYLCDTRLQPLLLLGDAQTVLEQLPEASIDMVMTSPPYWGKREYDDGGIGMEDDHREYIRHLTQICSLIKRVLKPEGSFWLNLGDTYHHMHLLGIPWRVALALTDHQGWILRNSVIWNKVKSGMDTAKNRLGNVHEYLFHFVKQPKYYYNVDAIRSKPRQSRVVNGSVISATGVSGVRYRRQIELSTALSNEEKQEALRELNKMLEDVAAGKISDFRMIIRGQQRATHSDRERVSGRARELKEKGFYFLRYHPHGSKPGDVWDILPEDTQRRDVHFAPYPVDLCRIPILSTCPEYGVVLDPFCGTGTTLLAARDLGRRSIGIDISQSYLEIALQRCQTLL, encoded by the coding sequence ATGGACGCAGCCACAAAGCCGCAAGCATTCGTTACACCCGATCAGTGGCGATCAACGATTGTCGAGACTCATCACCGCGCCAGGGTTGACGCCTATCTGTGCGACACACGGCTGCAACCGCTCCTGCTGCTCGGCGACGCGCAGACCGTTTTGGAGCAATTGCCAGAAGCGAGTATCGATATGGTGATGACCTCTCCTCCGTACTGGGGGAAGCGTGAATACGACGATGGCGGTATTGGGATGGAGGATGACCATCGTGAGTACATCCGTCATCTCACACAGATATGTTCTCTCATCAAGCGGGTGCTGAAACCTGAAGGATCATTCTGGCTCAACCTTGGCGATACCTATCATCATATGCACCTGCTCGGCATTCCCTGGCGTGTGGCGCTCGCACTGACCGATCATCAGGGATGGATCTTGCGCAATAGTGTGATCTGGAATAAGGTCAAAAGTGGTATGGATACCGCAAAGAACCGATTAGGAAATGTTCATGAATATCTGTTTCATTTTGTGAAACAACCGAAATACTACTACAACGTCGACGCAATTCGCTCAAAACCACGGCAATCCCGAGTTGTGAACGGCTCGGTCATATCGGCGACAGGAGTTTCTGGGGTGCGTTATCGCCGTCAGATCGAACTTTCAACCGCTCTTTCTAACGAAGAGAAGCAGGAAGCGCTCAGGGAATTGAACAAAATGCTGGAAGATGTCGCTGCCGGTAAAATATCCGATTTCCGGATGATCATTCGCGGACAGCAGAGGGCTACCCATTCCGATCGCGAGCGTGTGTCGGGACGAGCGCGTGAGCTGAAGGAGAAAGGATTCTATTTTTTACGCTACCATCCTCACGGCAGCAAGCCCGGGGATGTGTGGGACATTCTCCCTGAGGATACGCAACGGCGAGATGTGCATTTTGCACCGTATCCTGTCGATCTCTGTCGAATCCCTATCCTGTCCACCTGTCCAGAATATGGCGTGGTTCTTGACCCGTTTTGCGGAACAGGAACCACACTCCTGGCGGCGCGTGATCTGGGGCGGAGATCGATAGGTATTGATATTTCGCAGAGCTATCTCGAAATAGCATTGCAACGGTGTCAAACATTGTTATGA
- a CDS encoding 5-formyltetrahydrofolate cyclo-ligase family protein, which produces MSSDSYDIMRRAVVEALGARPTPERRRQIAAELRALAEQQERMAKRAEAQRLPDVTERRAAHTAGMYIRIRYETDPHTGARRTRLLFGKQVWFDLGSPERVVIQRVGSEIWIVESKGESGLHVETDIGLPGCIVPDGTPLDRLAPGRYSASLRAGALIIGAQEEK; this is translated from the coding sequence ATGAGCAGCGACAGTTACGACATTATGCGACGCGCAGTGGTCGAGGCGCTTGGCGCGCGTCCCACGCCTGAACGCCGCCGGCAGATCGCGGCTGAACTGCGCGCACTGGCGGAACAACAGGAGCGCATGGCAAAACGCGCCGAGGCGCAACGCCTGCCCGACGTAACCGAGCGACGTGCGGCACACACCGCCGGAATGTACATCCGCATCCGCTACGAAACCGACCCTCACACCGGCGCGCGGCGCACCCGTCTTCTCTTCGGCAAACAGGTCTGGTTCGACCTTGGCAGCCCGGAACGAGTCGTCATTCAGCGCGTCGGCTCAGAAATCTGGATTGTTGAGTCGAAAGGCGAAAGCGGTCTTCACGTCGAAACCGACATCGGGCTGCCGGGATGCATCGTTCCCGACGGCACACCGCTCGACCGATTGGCGCCGGGACGGTACTCCGCCTCGCTGCGCGCCGGGGCATTGATCATCGGCGCGCAGGAAGAGAAGTAA
- a CDS encoding acyl-CoA dehydrogenase family protein → MMELFHQPSPTLGNQYTDDRVLRSFLQRTLPRDVLAQVEPDMMAMGELAGGELYRLHLADRLNEPVLTQWDAWGERIDHIEVSPLWKRAARLAAEYGLVALPYERTYGALSRVVQFALVYLFHPSTDVYTCPLAMSDGAARTLVQAGDAALIDRALPRLTSRDPDRCWTSGQWMTELPGGSDVSRTETIARPGFDGVWRLFGRKWFTSATTGQMALALARPEGNPSGSRGLALFYIELRDEEGRLQGIRVNRLKDKLGTRKVPTAELSLEGTPARLVGALNGGVRAIVPMLQVTRIWNSVSAVSFMRRGIALARDYARRRVAFEAPLNRQPLHTETLATLQAEFEGAFHLSFLTAGLLGAEEAGTADKRQQHLLRVLTSITKLTTGRQAVDVMSEVIEAFGGAGYVEDTGLPALLRDAHVLPIWEGTTNVLALDTLRALAQPGTWDAIRDLAAELTSGSSDSDLAAAGFRARAALDHAYRWFSETRDRERLERGARRLALTIGRSLELALLVSHAAWSLAEERDGRARAAALRFARSSIDLIDDADANDAALADDAPLPV, encoded by the coding sequence ATGATGGAGTTGTTTCATCAGCCGTCCCCGACGCTGGGGAATCAGTATACTGACGACCGGGTGCTCCGGTCATTCTTGCAGCGCACGCTGCCGCGCGATGTGCTGGCGCAGGTCGAACCCGATATGATGGCGATGGGTGAACTGGCAGGTGGCGAACTCTATCGCCTGCACCTCGCGGACCGCCTCAATGAGCCGGTGTTGACGCAGTGGGATGCCTGGGGCGAACGTATCGACCATATCGAGGTCTCACCACTCTGGAAGCGCGCTGCGCGCCTCGCCGCCGAATATGGGCTGGTTGCGCTGCCCTATGAGCGCACTTATGGCGCCCTGTCGCGAGTGGTCCAGTTTGCGCTCGTGTACCTGTTCCACCCTTCGACCGATGTGTATACCTGTCCACTGGCGATGAGCGATGGCGCGGCACGCACCCTGGTTCAGGCAGGCGATGCAGCCCTGATCGACCGCGCCTTGCCACGGTTGACGAGTCGTGACCCGGATCGGTGCTGGACGAGCGGGCAGTGGATGACCGAGTTGCCCGGCGGTTCGGATGTCAGTCGCACGGAAACGATTGCTCGCCCCGGTTTTGATGGCGTCTGGCGGTTGTTCGGCAGAAAGTGGTTTACCTCGGCAACGACCGGGCAGATGGCGCTGGCGCTTGCCCGTCCCGAAGGGAACCCGTCAGGCAGCCGCGGACTGGCGCTCTTCTACATCGAACTGCGTGACGAAGAAGGGCGCTTGCAGGGGATTCGCGTCAACCGCTTGAAAGACAAACTTGGAACCCGCAAGGTGCCAACCGCCGAGTTGAGTCTGGAAGGAACTCCGGCACGCCTGGTTGGTGCACTGAATGGTGGAGTGCGCGCGATTGTGCCGATGCTTCAGGTTACTCGTATCTGGAATAGCGTCTCAGCCGTCTCGTTCATGCGGCGCGGTATCGCTCTGGCGCGCGATTATGCTCGTCGGCGGGTTGCGTTCGAGGCGCCACTCAACCGGCAACCGCTCCACACCGAAACCCTGGCGACATTGCAGGCGGAATTCGAGGGCGCCTTCCACCTGAGTTTTCTGACCGCCGGATTGCTTGGCGCTGAAGAAGCAGGAACCGCCGACAAACGCCAGCAGCATTTATTGCGCGTTCTGACGTCGATCACGAAGTTGACAACGGGACGGCAGGCGGTTGATGTGATGAGCGAAGTGATCGAAGCCTTCGGCGGCGCCGGCTATGTGGAGGACACCGGTCTGCCGGCGCTGCTGCGTGATGCGCACGTGCTCCCGATCTGGGAAGGCACGACCAATGTGCTCGCGCTCGATACGCTGCGCGCGCTGGCGCAACCGGGAACCTGGGACGCGATCAGGGACCTGGCGGCCGAACTGACGTCAGGCAGTAGTGATAGCGATCTTGCAGCGGCCGGCTTCCGCGCGCGCGCGGCGCTCGACCATGCCTATCGCTGGTTCAGTGAAACGCGCGACCGTGAGCGCCTGGAACGCGGGGCGCGTCGCCTGGCGCTTACCATTGGACGCAGCCTGGAACTGGCGCTGCTGGTCTCCCATGCTGCCTGGTCGCTGGCAGAGGAGCGCGATGGGCGGGCGCGCGCCGCAGCATTGCGTTTCGCTCGTTCCTCCATCGACCTGATCGACGATGCGGACGCCAACGATGCTGCATTGGCGGACGATGCGCCGTTGCCGGTCTAA
- a CDS encoding L-threonylcarbamoyladenylate synthase, translated as MSNVVATRVLVVDPSAPDPRIIAEAAAVIESGGLVAFPTETVYGLGANALDERAVTRIFRAKGRPATDPIIAHIADLRQLDMLARDIPPVARVLAQRFWPGPLTLVVWRRPIVPANLSAGRATVAVRMPAHPVALALIAAAGVPIAAPSANRFSRPSPTTAVHVLDDLAGCIDLVLDGGPTLVGIESSVVDLTTDPPRLLRPGGVTVAALRELLPELIVEPRYLSVGDEAAPAPGMLLRHYAPDAPLIVVAGEREAALARIRSEVLMALDAGKQVGMLAFDEDVAELADLPVRIVALGSAANPGQVAQRLFAALREIERIGVDLILVRDPGREGLRLAVRDRLVRAAEGRVINAE; from the coding sequence GTGAGCAATGTCGTCGCAACCCGCGTTCTGGTCGTCGATCCGTCTGCTCCCGATCCGCGGATCATCGCTGAAGCCGCTGCGGTGATCGAGTCAGGCGGGTTGGTGGCGTTTCCCACCGAAACGGTCTATGGTTTGGGCGCCAATGCGCTCGATGAGCGGGCGGTGACGCGCATTTTTCGCGCCAAGGGGCGCCCGGCAACCGACCCGATCATTGCGCACATCGCCGATCTCCGGCAACTCGACATGCTTGCGCGCGACATACCGCCGGTTGCGCGTGTGCTGGCACAGCGTTTCTGGCCCGGACCACTCACACTTGTGGTGTGGCGGCGTCCTATCGTACCTGCCAATCTCTCCGCCGGGCGCGCCACGGTTGCTGTGCGTATGCCGGCTCACCCGGTGGCGCTGGCGTTGATCGCTGCCGCTGGCGTACCGATTGCAGCGCCGAGCGCCAACCGCTTCAGTCGCCCAAGTCCGACGACGGCGGTGCATGTGCTCGATGACCTGGCAGGGTGCATTGATCTGGTGCTCGATGGCGGTCCCACGCTGGTCGGCATTGAGTCGAGCGTGGTCGATCTGACCACCGATCCCCCCAGGCTGCTGCGCCCTGGCGGGGTGACGGTTGCGGCGCTGCGGGAACTGTTGCCTGAATTGATCGTTGAGCCGCGCTATCTGTCTGTTGGCGACGAAGCGGCGCCGGCGCCGGGGATGTTGCTGCGGCACTACGCTCCCGATGCCCCATTGATCGTGGTGGCGGGTGAGCGTGAAGCAGCACTGGCGCGCATTCGCAGCGAGGTGCTGATGGCTCTTGATGCAGGAAAGCAGGTTGGTATGCTGGCGTTCGACGAAGACGTGGCGGAGCTGGCTGATCTCCCGGTGCGGATTGTAGCGCTTGGTTCTGCGGCCAATCCCGGGCAGGTGGCGCAACGCCTGTTTGCAGCATTGCGCGAAATCGAACGTATCGGCGTCGATCTGATCCTGGTGCGCGATCCCGGTCGGGAAGGATTGCGCCTCGCCGTTCGCGACCGCCTGGTGCGCGCCGCCGAAGGGCGAGTTATTAACGCCGAATGA
- a CDS encoding molybdopterin-dependent oxidoreductase → MRPRTTDWSLALATGAAFATGLWTLTTGQVEGWWVFALHGATGYLTFLLLIPKLVRVRNRLLPGIRSPRAWAGLATTALALLTLVCGIAWVSGGGIVVLGYNLLNWHILFGLVLTVLLSAHMVVRAKPLRTEDRSRRQALRAGAFALGAALIWPLQERLIGTLGLPGAQRRFTGSREVASFSGNGFPIVSWMADRPAPLDVATWRLRVTGLVSESFAVSHDELDARDELTATLDCTGGFYTTQHWRGTRVGALLDRAGVLPEARWVRFVSVTGYRWSLPLEQARETLIAVRVGGEPLSHGHGAPARLVAPGERGFVWVKWLALIDVRAEPDPAQLVAINVSGFVASDDVGG, encoded by the coding sequence ATGCGACCACGCACAACAGACTGGAGCCTGGCGCTGGCAACCGGCGCTGCGTTTGCGACCGGTCTCTGGACGTTAACCACCGGGCAAGTTGAAGGATGGTGGGTGTTTGCGCTCCATGGCGCGACCGGTTATCTGACGTTTCTGCTTCTGATCCCCAAACTTGTGCGCGTTCGCAACCGTCTGCTGCCCGGAATTCGGTCTCCCCGCGCCTGGGCTGGGCTGGCAACCACGGCGCTGGCGCTTCTCACGCTTGTCTGCGGCATTGCCTGGGTGAGCGGCGGCGGCATCGTTGTGCTCGGCTACAATCTGCTTAACTGGCATATTCTGTTCGGTCTGGTGTTGACCGTGCTTCTTTCAGCGCACATGGTTGTTCGCGCAAAACCGCTCCGCACGGAAGACCGTTCGCGACGGCAGGCGCTGCGCGCAGGGGCATTTGCGCTAGGGGCAGCGTTGATCTGGCCCCTTCAGGAGCGTCTCATTGGTACATTGGGGCTGCCGGGAGCGCAACGGCGCTTCACCGGTTCACGTGAGGTCGCCAGTTTCAGCGGTAATGGATTTCCAATCGTCAGTTGGATGGCGGATCGCCCTGCGCCGCTGGACGTGGCGACCTGGCGTTTGCGCGTGACCGGTCTGGTTAGCGAGTCATTCGCCGTCAGCCACGATGAACTCGATGCGCGCGATGAACTGACGGCAACGCTCGATTGCACTGGCGGCTTCTACACCACGCAGCATTGGCGCGGCACACGGGTCGGCGCGCTGCTCGACCGCGCCGGGGTGCTGCCGGAGGCGCGCTGGGTGCGGTTTGTGTCGGTCACAGGCTATCGCTGGAGCCTGCCGCTGGAACAGGCGCGCGAGACGTTGATCGCAGTGCGGGTTGGCGGCGAACCGCTCAGCCACGGGCACGGCGCGCCTGCCCGCCTCGTCGCTCCCGGCGAACGCGGGTTTGTGTGGGTTAAGTGGCTGGCGCTCATCGACGTGCGCGCCGAGCCGGACCCGGCTCAATTGGTGGCGATCAATGTGAGCGGGTTTGTTGCCTCGGATGATGTTGGGGGATGA
- a CDS encoding amidohydrolase family protein, with protein sequence METVDLLLIHGAVVTMDAAGRIFLDGAVAVRGNEIVAVGSSEDLTARFTAGETLDCQGCAIIPGLINAHAHVPMSLLRGLVADQQLDVWLFGYMFPVESRFVDPEFVFTGTQLSCAEMIRGGTTTFVDMYYFEEEVARAADLAGMRAICGQTVMRLPTPDAASFDEGLERARAFIEQWHGHERIIPTIAPHAPYTCTDTIYREAAALCRRYGVPLVTHLSETEREVEESRREREVTPIRYAKRVGAFDGKCIAAHCVHATEDDIRLLKEGHVGVVPCPSSNLKLASGIAPLRRFIEASLRVGLGTDGPASNDDQDMFTEIHLAALLPKGVSGDPTAVPAHDALALATSSGARAIHLDHLIGSLEPGKRADIAVVALGRLHSAPRYHYAPDALYSHLVYGARSADVRDVLVDGRFLLRNQQLLTIDEDDVLRRAQAIANRIDVFLAAREDNLLDKILAIGGVQQSEIFEVQAKALIDPQTAERVIQALHESDITITKASERTQYDTYFLWDDEERGRIRIREDHRTDPGARVEPKYTITLMAPAQRGEYRMAVLFGRARYTALADRTLRFYREYFQPDRIVEIEKRRRRWRIQYRDADFAVNLDTLIGHARPGPYLEIKSRTWSRKDAEHKVELIGELLRRFGVSEDALIKQEYVEFETAVVER encoded by the coding sequence ATGGAAACCGTTGACCTTCTACTCATCCACGGCGCTGTGGTGACCATGGACGCCGCAGGGCGCATTTTTCTCGATGGTGCGGTGGCGGTACGCGGCAATGAGATCGTTGCGGTCGGTTCGTCCGAAGACCTGACTGCGCGCTTTACCGCCGGCGAAACGCTCGATTGCCAGGGGTGCGCCATTATTCCCGGTCTGATCAATGCCCACGCGCATGTGCCGATGAGCCTGTTGCGCGGTCTGGTTGCCGATCAGCAGCTCGATGTCTGGCTGTTCGGCTACATGTTCCCAGTCGAAAGCCGCTTTGTCGATCCCGAGTTCGTTTTCACCGGCACACAACTCTCGTGCGCCGAGATGATCCGGGGCGGGACGACGACGTTTGTGGATATGTACTATTTCGAGGAGGAAGTGGCGCGCGCTGCCGATCTGGCTGGGATGCGCGCGATCTGCGGGCAAACAGTAATGCGCCTTCCCACTCCCGATGCCGCTTCGTTCGATGAGGGGTTGGAGCGGGCGCGCGCGTTCATTGAGCAGTGGCATGGGCATGAGCGTATTATTCCGACTATCGCGCCTCACGCGCCCTATACCTGCACCGATACGATCTATCGCGAGGCCGCAGCGCTCTGCCGCCGCTATGGTGTGCCGCTCGTCACTCACCTCTCCGAGACCGAACGCGAAGTCGAGGAGAGTCGCCGCGAGCGTGAGGTGACGCCGATCCGCTATGCCAAACGGGTTGGCGCGTTCGATGGCAAGTGCATTGCCGCGCACTGCGTCCATGCGACGGAAGACGATATCCGCTTGCTCAAGGAAGGACACGTTGGAGTTGTGCCCTGCCCTTCGTCGAACCTGAAACTTGCGAGCGGCATTGCGCCTCTCCGCCGCTTTATTGAAGCCAGCCTGCGCGTCGGATTGGGCACTGATGGTCCTGCCTCCAACGATGATCAGGATATGTTCACCGAAATTCACCTGGCTGCGCTGTTGCCGAAAGGAGTGAGCGGCGACCCGACGGCGGTTCCGGCGCACGATGCGCTGGCGCTGGCTACATCGTCCGGGGCGCGCGCCATTCATCTCGATCACCTGATCGGCTCGCTCGAACCGGGAAAACGCGCCGATATTGCGGTCGTCGCGCTGGGACGGTTGCATTCCGCGCCTCGCTATCACTACGCGCCCGATGCGCTCTACTCACACCTGGTCTATGGCGCTCGCTCGGCGGATGTGCGCGATGTGCTGGTGGACGGTCGCTTCCTCCTGCGCAACCAGCAACTGTTGACCATCGATGAAGACGATGTGTTACGGCGCGCGCAGGCAATCGCCAACCGGATCGATGTCTTTCTGGCGGCTCGCGAGGATAACCTGCTCGACAAAATCCTGGCAATCGGCGGCGTGCAGCAATCCGAGATTTTCGAGGTTCAGGCGAAGGCGCTCATCGATCCGCAAACCGCCGAGCGCGTTATTCAGGCGTTGCACGAATCGGACATCACGATCACCAAGGCGAGCGAACGCACGCAGTACGACACCTACTTTCTGTGGGACGATGAGGAACGTGGGCGCATCCGTATCCGGGAAGACCACCGGACTGATCCTGGCGCACGCGTCGAACCAAAGTACACGATCACCCTTATGGCTCCCGCGCAGCGGGGAGAGTATCGGATGGCAGTGCTCTTCGGACGGGCGCGCTATACGGCGCTTGCTGATCGCACGTTGCGCTTCTACCGTGAATACTTCCAGCCGGATCGGATCGTCGAGATCGAAAAGCGCCGCCGCCGCTGGCGCATTCAGTACCGCGACGCCGATTTCGCTGTCAATCTCGATACGCTGATCGGGCACGCGCGTCCCGGACCGTACCTGGAGATCAAGAGCCGCACCTGGAGCCGTAAGGACGCCGAGCATAAGGTCGAACTCATTGGCGAACTGTTGCGTCGCTTTGGCGTCTCCGAGGATGCATTGATCAAACAGGAATATGTCGAATTCGAAACAGCGGTGGTCGAGCGCTGA
- a CDS encoding flavin reductase family protein, which produces MPVDESRFRQLMGHFASGVTVVTTEYKGRLFGLTVSSFCSLSLRPPLVLICIDKNVRAHDAIAAAERYAVNILEKHQEYLSRRFATPEIDKFMGIAWHFGQLGLPILDDTLAAFECRLTDTFPGGDHSIFVGEVQNAEIREGSPLIYYRRGYHELK; this is translated from the coding sequence ATGCCAGTCGATGAATCTCGTTTTCGCCAGTTGATGGGTCATTTCGCCAGTGGCGTGACGGTGGTGACGACCGAATACAAAGGGCGGCTATTCGGGTTGACGGTCAGTTCCTTCTGCTCCCTCTCATTACGCCCGCCGCTGGTGCTGATCTGTATTGATAAAAACGTCCGGGCGCACGACGCGATTGCCGCTGCCGAACGCTATGCGGTTAATATTCTCGAAAAGCATCAGGAGTATCTATCGCGCCGCTTTGCAACGCCGGAAATTGACAAGTTTATGGGTATCGCCTGGCATTTCGGCCAGTTGGGGTTGCCTATCCTCGATGATACACTGGCGGCGTTCGAGTGCCGGTTGACCGATACGTTTCCCGGCGGGGATCACTCGATCTTTGTTGGTGAAGTGCAGAATGCGGAGATCCGCGAAGGGTCGCCGCTCATTTACTACCGTCGTGGGTATCACGAACTGAAGTGA
- a CDS encoding radical SAM protein produces MSHPAYLELYEQGVLQKRAAVARERLASCTLCPLACRADRLNGEAGECRIGREVIVASYGPHFGEEDVLRGWRGSGTVFFSGCNLRCVYCQNYDISQFAGGYAVDAAQLAEIFLEVQREGCHNLNLVTPSHVVAQILDALAIAVPRGLRLPIVYNTSGYDSVAALRLLDGVVDIYMPDVKYSDSAIGQQYSGIPHYWEVVRPALREMHRQVGDLRIERGLAMRGLLIRHLVLPGRLAGSQEALRFIAEDISRNAWINLMDQYHPSYRAYDYPELARRITTDEYAEVVAYARSLGLHRGIPLDTRR; encoded by the coding sequence ATGTCTCATCCGGCATATCTCGAACTCTACGAACAGGGTGTGTTGCAGAAACGCGCAGCAGTTGCGCGCGAACGGCTGGCGTCCTGCACCCTCTGCCCACTGGCATGTCGCGCTGACCGGCTGAACGGTGAGGCAGGCGAGTGTCGCATCGGGAGGGAGGTCATCGTAGCATCCTATGGTCCGCATTTTGGTGAGGAAGACGTACTGCGCGGATGGCGCGGCTCTGGAACGGTGTTCTTCAGTGGCTGCAACCTGCGCTGTGTGTACTGCCAGAACTACGACATCAGCCAATTCGCTGGCGGCTATGCCGTCGATGCAGCACAACTGGCGGAGATCTTTCTCGAGGTACAGCGAGAAGGGTGCCATAACCTCAATCTGGTCACCCCATCCCATGTTGTCGCGCAGATCCTCGATGCGCTGGCAATCGCCGTCCCACGCGGATTGCGCCTGCCCATCGTGTACAACACCTCCGGGTATGACTCGGTTGCGGCGCTCAGGCTCCTCGACGGCGTGGTGGACATCTACATGCCGGATGTCAAGTACAGCGACTCGGCGATCGGGCAGCAGTATTCAGGCATTCCGCACTACTGGGAAGTCGTGCGCCCGGCGCTACGCGAAATGCACCGGCAGGTCGGCGACCTGCGCATCGAGCGCGGTCTGGCGATGCGCGGGTTACTCATCCGTCATCTCGTGCTTCCGGGACGACTCGCAGGTTCGCAGGAGGCGCTGCGCTTCATCGCTGAGGATATTTCGCGCAATGCGTGGATCAATCTGATGGACCAGTACCACCCGTCATACCGGGCATACGATTACCCTGAACTGGCGCGGCGGATCACGACCGACGAATACGCCGAAGTCGTCGCTTACGCCCGCTCGCTGGGACTGCACCGCGGTATTCCGCTGGACACGCGACGATGA